CGATGCAGTACCAGATCACCCTGCCCGCCGACTACGACATGGGCGTCATCCGCGACCGGGTGGCCCGCACCGGGCACGTCCTCGACCGCTACCCGGGCTTGGGGCTCAAGGCCTTCCTGGTCCGCGAGAGAGGCGTCGACGGCTCACCGGTCAACCAGTACGCCCCCTTCTACCTCTGGAGCGACGCCGCAGGAGCCGCCTCGTTCCTGTGGTCCGGGGTCGGCTTCACCGCCATCGTCCGCGACTTCGGGCGGCCGGTGGTGCAGACCTGGGTGGGCGGGACCAGCCACCGCGCCGCCGGCGGCCTGGCGGGCGCCCGGTACGCCGTCCGGACCACCCGGCGCCTCGGGGACGACACCGACGTCGTGGTGGCCGCCGCGGAGGCCGACGCCGGGCTGCGCTCCGCGGTCGGGCGGCCGGGCACCCTGCTGGGCGCCTACGGCGTGGACCCCCGCACCTGGGAGCTCGTCACCTTCACCCTGCACGCGGCCCGGCCCGACGACCCGTCCGAGGACGCGACGACGTTCGAGGTGCTGCACCTCTCCACTCCCGAGCACGACCGGCTCCCGACGGCGGTCTCCACCCGTCTGGCGCCGCCCCCGGTGGTGCCGCAGAGCCGCTGAGGCCTCAGTCCGCCAGCGGCCGGACGACGAACCCGGTCTTCAGCTTGGGTGTGAAGAACGTCGACTTGGGCGGCATCAGCAGCCCCTCGCGGGCGGTCCGCTCGATCTCGGCGACGCTGACCGGCCGGATCAGCACGGCGGCCGCCGCCCGGCCGGAGGTGACGGCGGCGACGGCCGCGTCGAGACCGTGCTGGTACGTCACGGCGACCGGCTGGTCGGCGAGGGCGGTCTCCAGCCACCCGCCGTCCAGGGCCCGGACGCCGTCGAAGGCGCCCGGCCGGGCCGTCAGCCGCCACGTGGCGTCGGGCTCGACAAGGGTGAGGAAGCCCTCCTCGGCCATCGCGGCCAGCGTGCCGGCCCCCGGTCGGTCGGCGGGCGTGAGCTCGAAGCGGCGGGCCAGCGCCGCCCGCAGCGTCGGGGCGTCGACGCCGGAGTACAGCCGGTGGATGGCGGCGACGCTCAGCTGCTCGGGCACCAGCTCGCCGACGAAGGCCAGCGTCTCCTCCGCCGCCCCGGCGTCGCCGCCCGTGGCCGCGCGCACCTCGTCGCGGTAGGTGCGGCTGATGGCGTAGCGGTGGTGGCCGTCGGCGATCAGCACGTCGTCGGCGCCGACGGCGGCCGCGATGGCCGCGACGCGCTCCGGGTCGGTGACCCGCTCGACGACGTGCTCCACCCCGCCGTCGACGACGCTGCCCAGCACCTCCCCCGGCGCGCGCAGCAGCGCGGTCAGCCCGGGCGCCAGCGACAGCCCCCACACCGGGGACAGGTTGGCCCGGGTGGCCCGGGTCAGGTCCAGCCGGTCGGTGGACGCCTTGGGCGTGGTCCGCTCGTGCGGCAGCACCCCGCCCGCCCCCTCGTCGACCACCTCGAGGCCTCCGAGCACCCCGACGAGGTCGCGCTCGGCGCCGGTCGCGTCGGTGAAGCGGAGCCGGTAGAGGGTGAAGGAGGGCTCCGCGTCCTGGACCAGCACCCCGCCGTCGCGCCAGGCCTGCAGCCGCGCGGCGGCCCGGCGGTAGCGGTCCGCCCCGTCCAGGGGCACGTCCACGTGCACCACGTTGTGCTCGGAGCTCGCCGCCAGCGCGCGGACCTCCGCCTCGCTCAGCACGTCGTAGGGCGGCGCCGTCACCGTGGCCAGGTCGTCGACGGCGTAGCGGAGGGCGCGGAAGGGGCGGAAGCGGGGCACGGCGACCATGGTGGCAGGACCGCGGGTGTCCAGCGGGCGGGACGGGTGCCGTGTCGGAACGCCTGCGTCATGCCGCGGTAACCCCGATGGACGAAGATGAGGCCGTGTTCCTCATGCGCGTGCGCCTGCCCGACCGTCCCGGCTCCCTGGGCGCGGTGGCCACGGCGATGGGCGGCGTCGGCGGGGACATCAACGCCGTCGAGATCGTCGAGAAGGGCGACAACGGCTTCGTCGTCGACGACTTCATCGTCGACCTGCCGCCGGGCGCCCTGCCCGAGAACATCATCACCGCCTGCCAGGCCCTGGAGGGCGTCAAGGTCGAGTGGATCTCCCGCTACCCCGAGGGCGGCGGTCTGCAGAGCGACCTCGAGGCCCTGGAGCGGATGACCGCCGACCCGGTGCACGCCGCCGAGACCCTGGTCTCGTTGTGCCCGGTGGTGTTCCGCTCGCACTGGGCGACCCTGCTGGAGGTCGACGGCGCCGGTGCCCGACCGGTCTACTCCACCACCCTCGCGCCCGATCTCACCCCGGCCGTGGCGGCGACGTTCGGGCCGTTCGACAGCACGCACCGCGTCGACCTGCCCTCCGGCTGGAGCCCGGGCTGGGGCGACACCACGCTGGTGGTCACGCCCCTGACCCGGGACCGCGCGATCGCGATCGGCCGGCTCGGCGGGCCGGCGTTCCTGGAGTCCGAGATCGCCCGCCTGCACCACCTCGCCGCCCTGGTGAAGTAGCCGGGCCTCCGCTGACCGCGGCCGGGACCGGTCCGGTACCGTCGCACGATGACCGCGACGGGGTGGGCCGACCTGCTCACCATGCTCGCGACCGTCGGTTTCGGGGTGCTGTCGGCGATCATCCCGGTGGCCAACGCGGAGGCCTACGTCTTCACCTCCCAGGTCTCGCACTCGATCGACCCGGTGCCGGTGGCGCTGGGGATCGCGGCGGGCCAGACCATCGGCAAGGTGCTGCTGTTCTACGGGGTCCGGCGCGGCAAGAACCTGCCGGGCGTCCGGCACCGGCGAGCCGTCCTGCGCGGCCGCCAGCTGGGCCCCACCCGCACCTGGTTGCGCGAGGTCCTGCAGACCCTGCTGGCCCTGGTCGGGCAGAAGCGGTGGGGGCTGCCCATCACCTTCGTCGCCGCCGTCGTCGGGGTGCCCCCGCTCTACGCCGTCGCCCTGCTCGCGGGGGCGACCCGGATGCGGGTCCTGTGGTTCGCCGTCGTCGTGCTGGCCGGCCGGGTGCTCCGGTTCGGGCTGGTGGCCTACGGGGTCGGCGGCGTCGGCCCCTGGGCGGCGCGGTAGCGCTCCGGACCGGGAGCCAGGTCCGGGGGGCCCGACTACAGTGGGCGCGTGCCGAAGCTGTTCAGCAACCTCGACCTCAACGGGGCGACGCCGCCGCGGGTGCGGCCGACGCTCGGCGAGTGGGGACCGCTCCAGGTGCCCACCACCCGCCAGAAGCGCCGGATGCGCATCTGGGTGGGGCTGGCCCTGCTGGGCGCGATGACCGCGGTGTTCCTGCTCGGTTGGTACGTGTACCACGCGATGACCGGCAGCTGGGGCTTCGGCATCGGCTCGTGAGCGGCGTCCACCCCGCCGTCGGGGCGGCCTCCGCACTCGCGTCCGTCGCCGCCCTGACGGCGCTCTACCGGGCCGGCTTCGGCTCCGACAGCCAGCTCTTCGGGCCCTTCCCCTCCCACGGCGCGTCCGACGAGCCCCTCGTCGCCCTGACCTTCGACGACGGGCCGAACGAGCCGTGGACGGGCCGACTGCTCGACCTGCTGGGTGAGCGCGAGGTGCCCGGCACCTTCTTCCAGGTGGGCCGCTGCGCCGAGCGGCACCCCGAGGTCACCCGCCGGGTCGTCGACGAGGGCCACGTGCTGGGCAACCACAGCCTCAGCCACTCCTTCGGCCGCTACCTCACCGAGCCCCGCCAGGAGGCGGAGATCCGGGGCGGCCAGCAGGTCCTGCAGGCGGTCGCCGGGGTCACCCCGCTGCTCTACCGGCCCCCCTGGCTCTGCCACTGGCCCTGGGTGCTGCGCGGCGTCGCCCGGTCCGGATCGTCGGTGGTGTCCGGCACCTTCGGCAGCCTGGTCGAGGTGGCGCAGCCGTCGGCCGACCGGATCGCCGCCGCCTCCGCCGGGCGGGCGGCGCCCGGGTCGGTGCTGATCCTGCACGACGGCCGCGAGGCACGCGGCGGGAACCGGGCCGCGAGCGTCGCCGCCGTGGGTCCGCTGGTCGACCGGCTGCGGGCGCGCGGCTACCGGTTCACGACCGTCGACCGGCTGCTCGGGCTGCGGGCGTACGCCTGACCGGCGCCCACCGGCCCGCACGTACGGTGGCCGGGTGAGCGCGGAGACCGGGGAGCGGACGGGCGCAGGCGCCACCGCGGCCGTCCCGGCGGGCGCCCACCCGTCGGCGTCCCGGGCCCGGCTCTGGCTGCTGTTCACCGCCCTCGCCCTGGCCCTGCTGCTCTCCGAGCTGGACCAGACCGTCTTCGCGACCGCCCTGCCGACGGTGGTGGGCGAGCTCTCGGGCGTGCAGGACATGCTCTGGGTCGGCACCGCCTACATGCTCGCCGGCACGCTGGCCCTGCCCGTCTACGGCAAGCTGAGCGACCTGCTGGGCCGCAAGCCCGTGCTGATCACCGGGATGCTCGTCTTCGTGGCCGGCTCGGTGCTGGGCGGGCTGAGCACCGACATGGGGACCCTGATCGCCGCCCGCGCCGTCCAGGGGCTGGGCGGCGGCGGGCTCATCGTGCTCGTGCAATCCGTGGTCGCCGACACCGTCCCGGCCCGGGACCGCGCGCCGTACCTGAGCGCCATCGGCGCGGTGTTCGCGCTGAGCGCCGTGGCCGGGCCCGTCGTCGGCGGCTGGCTGACCGAGGGCGTCGGCTGGCGCTGGGCCTTCTGGGTCAACCTG
The window above is part of the Friedmanniella luteola genome. Proteins encoded here:
- a CDS encoding amino acid-binding protein gives rise to the protein MDEDEAVFLMRVRLPDRPGSLGAVATAMGGVGGDINAVEIVEKGDNGFVVDDFIVDLPPGALPENIITACQALEGVKVEWISRYPEGGGLQSDLEALERMTADPVHAAETLVSLCPVVFRSHWATLLEVDGAGARPVYSTTLAPDLTPAVAATFGPFDSTHRVDLPSGWSPGWGDTTLVVTPLTRDRAIAIGRLGGPAFLESEIARLHHLAALVK
- a CDS encoding DUF1015 family protein gives rise to the protein MPRFRPFRALRYAVDDLATVTAPPYDVLSEAEVRALAASSEHNVVHVDVPLDGADRYRRAAARLQAWRDGGVLVQDAEPSFTLYRLRFTDATGAERDLVGVLGGLEVVDEGAGGVLPHERTTPKASTDRLDLTRATRANLSPVWGLSLAPGLTALLRAPGEVLGSVVDGGVEHVVERVTDPERVAAIAAAVGADDVLIADGHHRYAISRTYRDEVRAATGGDAGAAEETLAFVGELVPEQLSVAAIHRLYSGVDAPTLRAALARRFELTPADRPGAGTLAAMAEEGFLTLVEPDATWRLTARPGAFDGVRALDGGWLETALADQPVAVTYQHGLDAAVAAVTSGRAAAAVLIRPVSVAEIERTAREGLLMPPKSTFFTPKLKTGFVVRPLAD
- a CDS encoding polysaccharide deacetylase family protein, producing MSGVHPAVGAASALASVAALTALYRAGFGSDSQLFGPFPSHGASDEPLVALTFDDGPNEPWTGRLLDLLGEREVPGTFFQVGRCAERHPEVTRRVVDEGHVLGNHSLSHSFGRYLTEPRQEAEIRGGQQVLQAVAGVTPLLYRPPWLCHWPWVLRGVARSGSSVVSGTFGSLVEVAQPSADRIAAASAGRAAPGSVLILHDGREARGGNRAASVAAVGPLVDRLRARGYRFTTVDRLLGLRAYA
- a CDS encoding DUF4865 family protein; protein product: MIAMQYQITLPADYDMGVIRDRVARTGHVLDRYPGLGLKAFLVRERGVDGSPVNQYAPFYLWSDAAGAASFLWSGVGFTAIVRDFGRPVVQTWVGGTSHRAAGGLAGARYAVRTTRRLGDDTDVVVAAAEADAGLRSAVGRPGTLLGAYGVDPRTWELVTFTLHAARPDDPSEDATTFEVLHLSTPEHDRLPTAVSTRLAPPPVVPQSR